A genomic region of Anaerolineales bacterium contains the following coding sequences:
- a CDS encoding DUF115 domain-containing protein, translating into MRHAAAWPAAYLHPWRRESMARLAALKDSQRGKRAFILGNGPSLRTTDVSKLKDELTFGMNRVYLAFPEWGFATSYFVCVNDLVIEQTVPEIQALQMPKFLSWRSRRFIEPDQHTMFLHSTYDGPTFATDARRRIWEGATVTYVSLQLAYYMGFETVILIGVDHNFSAKGSPNTTVVSQGEDKDHFNAGYFGAGFRWQLPDLDTSEISYAMARQAYEADGRQVLDATIGGKLTVFPKVDYASLF; encoded by the coding sequence ATGCGCCATGCCGCAGCGTGGCCGGCCGCGTACTTGCATCCCTGGCGCCGCGAGAGCATGGCCCGTTTGGCGGCCCTCAAAGACAGCCAGCGCGGCAAACGCGCTTTTATCCTCGGCAATGGGCCTAGTCTGCGCACCACAGATGTCAGCAAGCTCAAAGATGAGCTCACCTTTGGCATGAACCGCGTTTATCTGGCCTTTCCAGAGTGGGGTTTTGCCACTAGCTACTTTGTATGCGTCAATGACTTGGTCATCGAACAAACCGTGCCTGAAATTCAGGCATTGCAGATGCCCAAGTTCCTCTCGTGGCGCTCGCGCCGCTTTATTGAGCCAGACCAGCACACCATGTTCCTGCACAGCACCTATGACGGGCCAACCTTCGCCACCGATGCGCGCCGCCGTATATGGGAAGGCGCCACGGTCACCTACGTTAGTTTGCAGTTGGCCTACTACATGGGCTTTGAAACCGTGATCCTGATTGGCGTAGATCACAACTTCAGCGCCAAGGGCTCCCCCAACACGACGGTGGTTTCCCAAGGCGAAGACAAAGATCATTTCAATGCGGGCTACTTCGGCGCCGGGTTCCGCTGGCAGTTGCCCGACCTGGACACCTCTGAAATCTCGTACGCCATGGCGCGCCAGGCCTACGAAGCCGACGGCCGCCAGGTGCTGGACGCCACCATCGGCGGTAAGCTCACCGTCTTCCCTAAGGTTGACTATGCTTCGCTGTTCTAA
- a CDS encoding SDR family oxidoreductase, with protein sequence MASTRNVVITGAAGGIGRACVELYHQQGYRVWAIDQAQPESPLPDGVTFIQADLAAAGEVDAVVDELTQQLGGQLHVLVNNAALQVAKSLQDTSVDEWDRVHAINLRAPFLLARGLYAALAAAQGAVVNVSSVHALATSADIGAYASSKGGLLALTRAMAIEFAKDGVRANAILPGATDTPMLQAGLSRGHVQGEGVQHRKDDLASKVVLKRLATPHEIARSIYFLGDGEASGYITGQSLVVDGGALARLSTE encoded by the coding sequence ATGGCAAGCACTCGTAACGTCGTAATCACTGGGGCTGCAGGCGGTATCGGCCGCGCCTGTGTAGAGCTTTACCACCAGCAGGGCTACCGCGTCTGGGCTATAGACCAGGCTCAGCCTGAATCTCCTTTGCCAGACGGTGTGACCTTTATTCAAGCTGACCTCGCCGCCGCTGGCGAAGTGGATGCCGTTGTGGATGAGCTCACCCAGCAACTGGGCGGCCAGCTGCATGTGCTGGTCAATAACGCCGCACTGCAAGTAGCCAAGTCCCTGCAGGACACCAGCGTAGACGAGTGGGACCGCGTGCATGCCATCAACCTGCGCGCACCCTTCCTGCTGGCGCGCGGCTTGTATGCCGCGTTGGCTGCAGCCCAGGGGGCGGTGGTCAACGTCAGCTCAGTGCACGCACTCGCCACCTCCGCGGATATTGGCGCCTATGCCAGCTCCAAAGGCGGTTTGCTGGCGCTGACGCGTGCCATGGCGATCGAGTTCGCCAAGGACGGTGTGCGCGCCAATGCCATCCTGCCCGGCGCTACCGATACGCCTATGCTGCAAGCTGGGCTCAGCCGCGGCCATGTGCAGGGCGAGGGTGTGCAGCATCGCAAGGATGACCTGGCCAGCAAGGTGGTGCTGAAGCGCCTGGCCACGCCGCACGAGATTGCGCGCAGCATCTATTTCCTGGGGGATGGCGAAGCCTCAGGCTATATCACGGGGCAATCTCTGGTGGTGGATGGCGGCGCGTTGGCGCGCCTCAGCACAGAATGA
- a CDS encoding phosphoglycerate dehydrogenase, with translation MTKTILLSAPYMLPTVERFRPVFAKYGLELIVPEVEERMEAEQILLYAGQFDGAVCGDDRYTAEVLAACAPRLKVISKWGTGIDSLDRVAAAELGIQIRNTPDAFTDPVADSVMAGVLSFARQTPWLDKAIKAGEWRKLPGRSLFECTLGVIGVGRIGKAVIRRARGFGMRLLGYDTAEVPASFLAETGVDMVSLEELLAQADFVSLNADLNPTSYHILNAETIAQLQPHAVVINTARGPLVDEPALVAALQAGRLAGAMLDVFEYEPLPADSPLRTMDNVLLAPHNSNASPFSWERVHWNTIRNLLDGLGIPAADLDPADYPPR, from the coding sequence ATGACCAAAACCATTTTGCTTTCCGCCCCCTACATGCTCCCCACCGTGGAGCGCTTTCGCCCCGTCTTCGCCAAGTACGGCCTGGAGCTCATCGTGCCCGAGGTTGAAGAGCGCATGGAAGCCGAGCAGATTCTGCTGTACGCCGGCCAGTTTGATGGCGCGGTGTGCGGCGATGACCGCTACACCGCCGAGGTACTGGCCGCCTGCGCCCCGCGTCTGAAAGTGATCTCCAAGTGGGGCACCGGCATTGATTCGCTCGACCGGGTGGCCGCGGCCGAACTGGGTATCCAGATCCGCAACACACCGGATGCCTTCACCGACCCGGTGGCCGATTCAGTGATGGCTGGTGTGCTCAGCTTTGCGCGCCAGACCCCCTGGCTAGACAAGGCCATCAAGGCCGGCGAATGGCGCAAGCTGCCCGGCCGCTCGCTGTTCGAGTGCACACTGGGCGTCATCGGCGTCGGGCGCATCGGCAAAGCCGTCATCCGCCGTGCGCGTGGCTTCGGCATGCGCCTGCTGGGCTACGATACTGCCGAGGTGCCCGCCAGCTTCCTGGCAGAGACCGGTGTAGACATGGTCTCGCTGGAGGAACTGCTGGCCCAAGCTGATTTTGTCAGCTTGAATGCTGATCTCAACCCCACCAGCTATCACATCCTCAACGCTGAGACGATTGCTCAACTGCAGCCGCATGCCGTGGTGATCAACACCGCGCGCGGCCCGCTGGTGGATGAGCCGGCCCTCGTGGCGGCCCTGCAGGCGGGCAGGCTGGCCGGCGCCATGCTGGATGTCTTCGAGTATGAACCGCTGCCCGCTGACAGCCCGCTGCGCACAATGGACAATGTGCTCCTCGCCCCGCATAACTCCAACGCCAGCCCCTTCTCCTGGGAACGCGTGCACTGGAATACCATTCGCAATCTCCTAGATGGGCTGGGAATTCCCGCCGCTGATTTAGACCCGGCAGACTATCCGCCCCGCTAA
- a CDS encoding acylneuraminate cytidylyltransferase family protein codes for MSTPRIVALVPMRDQSERVPGKNYRTLAGAPLFHHILHALQACTGIAEIAVDTDSPSIKAGLAEYFPAVRVIERPEHLRAGEVPMNEILLHDTAQIPAEYYLQTHSTNPLLRAETIDRAIDAFVKALPGVDSLFSVTGLQTRFYDADGKAVNHNPKELLRTQDLPPIYEENSCIYIFSRASLAEHGHRIGAAPLMFPIPRNEAWDIDEELDFQIADFLMQQRQKTS; via the coding sequence ATGAGCACACCCCGAATCGTTGCCCTCGTTCCCATGCGTGACCAGTCTGAGCGCGTGCCCGGTAAGAACTACCGCACGCTGGCTGGCGCGCCGCTCTTCCATCACATCCTGCACGCACTGCAAGCTTGCACTGGCATTGCCGAGATCGCCGTGGATACGGACAGCCCCAGCATTAAAGCTGGGCTGGCCGAGTATTTCCCCGCGGTACGCGTTATCGAGCGCCCGGAACATCTGCGCGCTGGCGAAGTGCCCATGAACGAAATTTTGTTGCATGACACGGCCCAGATTCCTGCCGAGTATTACTTGCAGACCCACAGCACCAATCCGCTGCTACGCGCCGAGACGATCGACCGCGCCATAGATGCTTTCGTGAAAGCCTTGCCGGGCGTAGACTCACTGTTCAGTGTCACCGGTTTGCAGACGCGTTTCTACGATGCCGATGGCAAGGCGGTCAATCACAATCCTAAAGAGCTGCTGCGTACGCAAGACCTGCCGCCCATCTACGAAGAGAATTCGTGCATCTACATCTTCAGCCGCGCCAGCCTGGCCGAGCACGGCCACCGCATTGGCGCAGCCCCGCTGATGTTCCCCATCCCGCGCAATGAAGCCTGGGATATTGACGAAGAGCTGGATTTCCAAATTGCTGACTTTTTGATGCAACAGAGACAAAAGACGTCATGA
- a CDS encoding glycosyltransferase family 2 protein, whose protein sequence is MPSGKPKGNSKTLRVSIIIRALNEEKHLGRLLSAIARQSLRNPEVILVDSGSTDRTLAIARQHKAKIVHIKPQDFTFGRSLNLGISKASGDVMVLASAHVFPEHDDWLAKLVAPFADKQVAMTYGKQRGTDESQFSENQHFRKWFPEHSNLQQPHGFANNANSAVRKSLWRAMPFDEELTGLEDLAWASWAHAEGYTIAYVAEAGVYHIHNETAAQIINRHRREAIALRQILPASTFSFLNFLSLFVRTTLSDYAAALRQGQFLRQLINIPRFRFLQYWGTYRGYRDPAQPSSQLKRVFYYPPDSLEPQPAPTGRHKARNKSA, encoded by the coding sequence ATGCCCTCAGGCAAACCCAAAGGCAACTCAAAGACGCTGCGCGTCTCCATCATCATCCGTGCCCTCAATGAAGAGAAGCACCTCGGCCGCCTGCTGAGCGCCATTGCGCGCCAAAGCCTGCGTAATCCCGAAGTGATCCTGGTCGATTCTGGTTCCACAGACCGCACGCTGGCGATTGCGCGCCAGCATAAGGCCAAAATTGTGCACATCAAGCCGCAGGATTTCACTTTTGGCCGCTCGCTCAATTTGGGTATTAGCAAGGCCAGCGGGGATGTGATGGTGCTGGCCAGCGCACATGTCTTTCCTGAACATGATGATTGGCTCGCCAAGCTCGTCGCTCCCTTTGCCGATAAGCAGGTGGCGATGACCTATGGCAAGCAGCGCGGCACCGATGAGAGCCAATTTTCTGAGAACCAGCACTTCCGCAAATGGTTCCCCGAACACTCCAACTTGCAGCAGCCGCATGGCTTTGCCAACAACGCCAACTCCGCCGTGCGCAAGAGCCTATGGCGCGCCATGCCCTTTGATGAAGAGCTGACCGGGCTGGAAGACCTGGCCTGGGCCAGTTGGGCGCACGCCGAAGGCTACACGATTGCCTATGTGGCCGAAGCGGGCGTGTATCACATCCACAATGAGACCGCCGCCCAGATCATCAATCGTCACCGCCGTGAGGCGATAGCCCTGCGCCAAATCCTGCCTGCGAGTACCTTCAGCTTCCTCAACTTCTTGAGCCTCTTCGTGCGCACCACGCTCTCGGATTACGCCGCTGCGCTGCGCCAAGGCCAGTTTTTGCGCCAGCTCATCAACATTCCGCGCTTTCGTTTTCTGCAATACTGGGGCACCTACCGCGGCTACCGTGACCCGGCTCAGCCCAGCAGCCAGCTCAAGCGAGTCTTCTACTATCCACCAGATTCGTTGGAGCCGCAGCCAGCTCCAACGGGCCGCCACAAAGCCCGCAATAAGTCAGCCTAG
- a CDS encoding DUF4910 domain-containing protein: MMQLIEELWFLKRDLLSDDYDRALERLAQEVPMTIHAVPSGTKVWSWTVPEKWTCHEAYIETLDGRRLLDYANHPLHVVSYSLPFEGEVSRDELLAHLHVHATNPDAIPYVFKYYQRDWGLCATQTLRDALTDEKYRVVIRSEFTPGSLKIGEVYIPGQRPENFVLAAHLDHPAMVNDDLSGVVVGVEVARRLLAAAAGGEKPYYGVRLLIFPETQGSIAYLSQHEDEIPNMLGGLFLEMLGNDAPHALQQSFQPLSAPDRALVNALAGHEPGAYVGGFRTVIDNDERQFNAPGVRVPMLSLSRVVNPHLPTSRFAPYPEYHSSLDTPAIVSHTRLEQSVELVLELIQAFQHNRYVVNHFKGEVFASGYGLWVDYKSDAAGHKRRFEIMDRCDGTRRVADIADELHISFQDVWQVIALLIEKGLVSLSDTPQPTDPHSGGSHLP, encoded by the coding sequence ATGATGCAGCTCATCGAGGAGCTGTGGTTCCTCAAGCGTGATCTCCTCTCGGATGATTACGACCGCGCCCTGGAGCGCCTGGCGCAGGAAGTGCCCATGACCATCCACGCCGTGCCCAGCGGCACCAAGGTGTGGAGCTGGACCGTGCCCGAGAAGTGGACCTGTCACGAGGCCTACATCGAAACGCTGGATGGCCGCCGCCTGCTGGATTACGCAAACCACCCCTTGCACGTTGTCTCGTATTCGTTGCCATTTGAAGGCGAGGTCAGCCGTGATGAATTGCTGGCGCACTTGCATGTGCATGCAACCAACCCCGACGCGATTCCCTATGTCTTCAAGTATTACCAACGTGACTGGGGCCTGTGTGCTACCCAGACTCTGCGCGATGCGCTGACGGATGAGAAGTACCGCGTCGTTATTCGTTCAGAATTTACGCCCGGCTCTCTAAAAATTGGCGAAGTATATATTCCCGGCCAGCGCCCGGAGAACTTTGTGCTGGCGGCGCATCTTGACCATCCCGCTATGGTGAATGATGACCTCAGCGGCGTGGTGGTTGGCGTCGAAGTGGCCCGCCGCCTGTTGGCGGCCGCGGCTGGCGGCGAAAAGCCATATTACGGCGTGCGCCTACTCATCTTCCCGGAGACGCAAGGCTCCATTGCCTACCTCAGCCAACACGAGGACGAAATCCCCAACATGCTCGGCGGCCTGTTCCTGGAGATGCTGGGCAATGATGCACCCCACGCGCTGCAGCAATCCTTCCAGCCGCTCAGCGCGCCCGACCGCGCGCTGGTGAATGCGCTGGCAGGGCACGAGCCCGGCGCTTATGTGGGCGGCTTCCGCACCGTGATTGACAATGACGAGCGCCAGTTCAACGCCCCCGGCGTGCGCGTGCCCATGTTGTCACTTTCGCGCGTGGTCAATCCGCATTTGCCCACCTCGCGCTTTGCCCCGTACCCCGAATACCACTCCAGCCTGGATACACCTGCCATTGTTTCGCACACGCGTCTGGAGCAGTCCGTGGAGTTGGTGCTGGAGCTCATTCAGGCCTTCCAACACAATCGCTACGTAGTCAATCATTTCAAGGGCGAGGTCTTCGCCTCCGGCTACGGCTTGTGGGTGGACTACAAGAGCGATGCCGCCGGGCATAAGCGCCGTTTTGAGATCATGGATCGCTGTGACGGCACACGCCGTGTAGCCGATATTGCCGATGAGCTGCACATCAGTTTTCAGGATGTGTGGCAGGTGATTGCCTTGTTGATTGAAAAAGGGCTGGTATCCCTCAGCGATACGCCGCAGCCCACAGACCCGCACTCTGGCGGCTCGCATCTACCCTGA
- a CDS encoding AAC(3) family N-acetyltransferase, whose amino-acid sequence MALATLNRQQLDGALHALGVQAGDGVLVHSAVQFLGKPDGGLSLYLDSLQALIGPHGTLVVPTFSFEFAKTGQYDPASTPSQGMGVFSEFVRQQPAARRTLHPMQSLAALGAAADTLADRDTPSAFDDGSAFDHMLQADFKLLLLGADIQAASMVHYSEQRAAVPYRYWKEFPGQVNVGGEWQPRSYRMFVRDMDINPQLHLAPIQAALQASADWQSVQLNHGSLAVCRLQDFVTATDALLRVDPWALVANRPETV is encoded by the coding sequence ATGGCGCTGGCTACGCTTAACCGCCAGCAGCTCGATGGCGCGCTGCATGCGCTTGGCGTGCAAGCCGGAGACGGCGTGCTGGTGCACTCCGCCGTGCAGTTCCTCGGTAAGCCTGATGGCGGCTTGAGCCTATATCTCGATTCGTTGCAGGCGCTGATTGGCCCGCACGGCACGTTAGTAGTCCCCACCTTCTCGTTTGAATTCGCCAAGACTGGCCAATACGACCCTGCCAGCACCCCCTCGCAAGGCATGGGCGTGTTCTCCGAATTCGTGCGCCAGCAACCCGCTGCCCGCCGCACGCTGCACCCGATGCAATCGTTAGCCGCGCTGGGCGCTGCCGCCGATACACTGGCTGACCGCGATACACCCTCCGCCTTTGACGATGGCTCAGCCTTTGACCACATGCTGCAGGCGGACTTCAAGCTGCTGTTGCTCGGCGCCGATATTCAGGCTGCTTCAATGGTGCACTACAGCGAGCAACGCGCCGCGGTGCCGTATCGCTACTGGAAAGAGTTCCCTGGCCAGGTCAATGTGGGTGGCGAATGGCAGCCGCGCAGCTACCGCATGTTTGTGCGCGATATGGACATCAATCCGCAGTTGCATCTGGCACCTATTCAGGCCGCCTTGCAGGCTTCGGCGGATTGGCAGTCTGTGCAGCTCAATCACGGTTCGCTTGCTGTTTGCCGCCTGCAGGATTTCGTCACCGCTACTGACGCGCTGCTGCGTGTTGACCCGTGGGCGCTGGTAGCCAACCGCCCGGAGACAGTTTAA
- a CDS encoding GNAT family N-acetyltransferase, with the protein MGVGIRHAGAEDLPAAAALWQQLDAYHRSLGLMFPEVDNAPQLWAENFQRTLGRFSFLWLAEQGSDAVGFLMARVKQSPAYLGGKQIGEISDLFVQPAARGAGAAAQLVQAAMQKFAELQVHSVEVQVQAGNDDGLAFWHKQGFATDLTLVRKRL; encoded by the coding sequence ATGGGAGTAGGCATCCGCCACGCGGGCGCAGAAGACCTGCCCGCCGCCGCCGCCCTGTGGCAGCAGCTGGATGCGTATCACCGCAGCTTGGGGCTCATGTTTCCTGAAGTAGATAATGCGCCACAGTTGTGGGCTGAGAATTTTCAGCGCACCCTAGGGCGTTTTAGTTTTCTATGGCTGGCGGAGCAGGGTAGTGACGCAGTGGGCTTCCTGATGGCGCGTGTTAAGCAAAGCCCGGCCTATTTGGGTGGCAAGCAAATCGGCGAGATCAGCGACCTTTTCGTACAGCCCGCCGCCCGCGGTGCGGGAGCGGCAGCACAATTGGTACAGGCCGCCATGCAAAAATTTGCCGAGCTGCAGGTGCATTCGGTAGAAGTGCAGGTGCAGGCCGGCAATGATGACGGGCTGGCCTTCTGGCACAAACAAGGCTTCGCTACCGACCTCACTCTGGTGCGCAAGAGGCTGTGA
- a CDS encoding acyl carrier protein has product MQDAHFTKLQSVFADVFKLAPEEVTADTQFGELPAWDSMGHMDLMVALETAFGIEITAETISALISVPAILEHIQSKHG; this is encoded by the coding sequence ATGCAAGACGCACATTTCACAAAACTTCAATCCGTTTTTGCGGATGTTTTCAAGCTAGCGCCTGAAGAGGTGACCGCAGACACCCAGTTTGGCGAGTTGCCCGCCTGGGATTCGATGGGGCATATGGACCTCATGGTGGCGCTCGAAACCGCCTTCGGTATCGAGATCACCGCCGAGACCATCAGTGCCCTCATCAGCGTGCCGGCCATCCTCGAGCACATCCAGAGCAAGCATGGCTGA
- a CDS encoding N-acetylneuraminate synthase family protein: MTRELKLGNRMVGDGHPVYIVGEIGINHNGSLEAAKQLIDLAKWAGADAIKFQKRTPELAVPPDQRDKMRETPWGYISYMEYRNKVEFGEKEYAEIDAHCKEKGIDWFVSVWDEPAVDFMEKFDTPCYKIPSASLTDHALLDHVRKTGRPVVLSTGMSTMEEIDKAIPHVDMSNTMLTHTTSTYPCEPEELNLRMIETLRSKFPCPVGYSGHEVGLVLSAVAVALGSCFIERHITLDRAMWGSDQAASVEPGGLQKLVKYIRVTEQALGDGVKRVYDSELPSREKLRRAK, translated from the coding sequence ATGACTCGAGAATTGAAGCTTGGCAATCGCATGGTGGGGGATGGCCACCCGGTGTATATCGTCGGTGAAATTGGCATCAACCACAACGGCAGCCTGGAAGCGGCCAAGCAGTTGATCGACCTGGCCAAATGGGCCGGTGCGGATGCCATCAAGTTCCAAAAACGCACGCCTGAATTGGCCGTGCCGCCAGACCAGCGCGACAAGATGCGTGAGACCCCCTGGGGGTATATCAGCTACATGGAGTACCGCAACAAGGTCGAGTTCGGCGAGAAAGAGTATGCTGAAATCGATGCTCACTGCAAGGAAAAAGGCATTGACTGGTTCGTGTCCGTGTGGGATGAGCCAGCCGTTGACTTCATGGAGAAGTTTGACACGCCCTGCTACAAGATTCCCTCAGCCTCACTGACCGACCATGCGCTGCTCGACCATGTGCGCAAGACTGGCCGCCCGGTGGTGCTCTCAACTGGCATGTCCACCATGGAAGAGATTGACAAGGCCATTCCCCATGTGGACATGAGCAATACGATGCTCACCCACACCACCAGCACCTACCCATGCGAGCCAGAAGAGCTCAACCTGCGCATGATTGAAACCCTGCGCAGCAAGTTCCCGTGCCCGGTAGGCTACTCCGGCCACGAAGTGGGCCTGGTGCTCTCCGCCGTGGCCGTGGCGCTGGGCTCCTGCTTCATTGAACGCCACATCACCCTTGACCGTGCCATGTGGGGCAGCGACCAGGCCGCCTCGGTGGAGCCCGGTGGGCTGCAGAAGCTGGTGAAGTACATCCGTGTCACCGAGCAGGCGCTGGGTGATGGCGTCAAGCGTGTGTACGATAGTGAATTACCCTCACGCGAGAAGCTACGCCGCGCCAAATAG